GCCCCGCCGAACGCAACACGGCCCGTATCCGCGTCACAGGCTTCACGGACCGCCTGCAGGAAGCCGGACTTGCGCCGGTCGCCGTCGTTCACGGGGAATTCACGAGCCAGGGCGGCTTCGACTCAACCCTTGAGTTCCTCGACGGTCCTACCGCAGGTGCCCTCACGGACGGCAGTGGCGCGGCAACGGGCGGTTCCGCTTACAAGGGCGGCGGCTCCGAAGACACAGACTCCGCGGGGCCGCTGTGCATTCTGGCCGCCAATGACGTCATGGCGCTCGGGGCCATGGCGGCGCTGCGGACCAGAGGTCTGCGGATTCCCGAGGATGTCCAAGTGGCCGGCTTCGATGACATTCCCACACTACGCGACCACTTCCCAGGTCTGACCACCTACCGGCTGCCGTTGGAGGAGATGGGCCAGATCGCGGCGCAGTTGGCGCTGGTCCCCGATGCTAAGACGCCCACGAGTGTCACCGGTCAGGTTGTGCTGCGTGAAAGCGCCGGCGGCAATTAGCACTGCCGGAGGTTAGGGACGGGAATTCGCGCAGGGAATGCGGCATAATCACAGCATGACTACTGATGAGCAACCCGGACGCGACATGGCCAGCGACGATGCCTGGCGCTTCCTTGAGCACACACGCTTTGGCCGACTCGCGCTCAGCGTTGCCAACGAGCCCGACATCTTCCCCATCAATTACTTGGCACATGATGGCAAGTTACTCATTCGCACGAACCCCGGAACAAAACTCGCCGAACTAACCATCAATGACACAGTGGCTTTCGAGATCGACGGCTTGGCCGAGAACGAAGCCTGGAGTGTGGTCCTGAAGGGCACTGCGCGGGTGCTGGAATCGCAAACAGAGATCGACGCCGCCAGCGAACTTCCACTGGCCCCCTGGCTGAAGACGCTCAAGTACACCTTTGTGGAAATTACGCCCTCAAGCGTGCGCGGCATCCGCTTCGAACTGGGAACCGAGCCGGAGCGCTTCTGACTAGCGAACTTTAGCCCGGCGGGGTTTAGTCCGGCGGGGTTTAGTCCGGCGGATCTCGGGCTGAAGAGGTGTTGCCCAGCAGGGGCCTGGCCCGAGCCGGCTATGCTGCGAGTCCCAGCCAAGGGTGGCTGAGTGCGTGTTCGATGGCGAGCCTGGTCAGGATTTCGTTGTCCTCTGCGTCGTACGGTGATGCCTCGGGCGGCTCCGGGAGGTTGTTGAAGTCCCAGACCTCCTCGTCGACAGGATCCCGGGCCGTATCCTGGGCCAAGGCTTCCAGTGCCTCCGTATCGGTGGGAGACAGGCCGGTGGGTGAGAGGCCGGTGGGGTTCGTATCGGTGGGAGCTGGGGTGGTGCAATCCTGGTCTGTGTGAGCCGAGTCGGCACGGCAGGCATTGCTGTCTTGTTCCGTGTGGGCCCGGCTGATGAGTTTCTTCAGCCATTTCGGGTAGGCCGGTGCCTGTGGCTCGTCAAGGTCGGGCGGGCAGTACCTGCCTGACGGTGATGTCCAGGAGATCCGTCCGCCATCTTCGATGCGCGGCGTCCAGCCCCTGAGGCGCAACCCTTGCCGTTCAGGCTCGTCGATGCACCTGAGTTTGCCGTGCCTGTCCTTGTCGTCCTTGAAGTGTTTGACGAGGTGGTGGTGTGCGCACAGGTGTTCAAGGTTGTTGTAAATGGACCGCCCGCCGCTTTCGAAGCTCTTGACATGGTCGACCTCGCAGTTGACGGCCTTGGTGTTGCAGCCGGGGAACTGGCAGTATTCGTCCCTGATGCGCAGCTGCGTGCGCATGGCCTCACTGATCCGGTAACGGTCCGGGGCGATGTCAAGGGGTTGGTTGCTGATGGGATCTACCAGCAACCGAAGCATGCTGCCAGCCTGGGAAGCCAAGCGCTGGGCAACTTCCATGCTGATGGGACCTGCCCCTTCCAGCCACGCGGGTTCGTTCGTCACCCCGAGCATCGACAGCACAGGAATCAACACCACGGGTGTGACGTGCGGCAATGGAGGCCACTGCTCGCTACCACCAGGACTGGGCACAGTTCTCCCCCGGGGACCGGCCGCGACTGCCGCATGTGGGTCACCCCCGGTGCCGTTCACCATTTCGGGGCCGCCTGTTCCCGCAGGAGTCAGCACGGGCAGTTGCGCCGTGGAGTGCCACTGCGGGGAGTTGCGGGGATCCGGTTCCCTAAAGGCCGGGTCGGTGTAGTCAGGATCGTCAAATCGCGGGACCTGCCACGGGTAGAAGACACAGCCGTACCGGTTCGGGTCAGGAAATGCGCCTTCACCGCAGGGGTCCGGTTCGGACTGCAGGTACCAGGGCCAAGACTCAATGGTGCCCGACTCGGCGGCCCCGGTAAAGTACGTGCCCACTGGGCCTGAGGGAGAGTTTAGACCGCAGTGGCCGGCGGGCCCAAGATCGGAGGTGAAGGTGCTGTTGTTCATATCAGTGCCGGGTCCGTTATGCGGGGAGCCGCCCGCGCTGGAGCTGGAAGCATTGCCCTGGGCGCTGCCCGCGCTGGTGCCGTTGCAGCCCCACCCGGCAGCATCATCCGATAGTCGAACGTCCTGGAGGGCTGGGCTGTGGATACTGTTCTCGTCCATGCTCTGACGCAATAACAGGGCGGCCGCGATGTCCGCCCGCAATTGGGCCAGGGTGCGGTCCTCGTGGGAGCCCTGGGCGGCTTGGGCTGTGTAGGTGCACTGGTCCCAGATGGCCTCGATGGTGGGCGACGGGGCATAGAGGCTTAGCCAGGACATGCCGTCAAAGCCGCGGCTGACCCGCAGGTTCCTGTCGGCATAGGCGCGGCGGGTGCGTGCCGTGATGGTTTCCGGGTACTGGCGTTCGCGCAGCCGCCGCGCGGTGGAGCGGAAGCTGGGCAGTGTCTTGCGGACCGCGTGCCCCAACAAGCACTGCTCGAAGGCGTCGATGGTCTCTTGTGCAATGCCGGCCGCCCGCAGCAGGGAGGTCTCCTCGGCAATGACCACCGCATGGTCCCAGCCCAGCTCCCCCACGGTCAGCTGTTCCATGGACGCCGGCAGCGTGCGCACCAACGTGAGCGACTGTTCTATCAACCGCCCCGCCACACCTTCAGAGACGTGGAGAATGGTGGCCAGCTCCGCGCAGATCTGGTCAAGGGAGCAACCCTTCTGCCACCAGTCGAGCGAGAGCAGGCCACCTTCAAGCACGGCGGTGGATTCCAGGCGTTCCACCATGACGGCCACGAGCGCGGCACACCGGTTTTGCTGCCTTCTCAGCGCGGCAATGGCCTCCCCGCACCCGTCCATCAACGCCCTCACACCATCGAGCTGGGACAAGGAGGCAGGGCCGGATTCTCCGGGCACCGGCAGGGGCGGGCGTTCTGAGAGGGCACCCATGTCGGTGGCGAGTGGTTCAATGACAGGAAAGGCGAGAGCATCGATCAGCTCCGCCACACTTACTGTGGTGGATGCCTCTTCCCGATCCGTCGGGAATTCCAGTGAATCGCCCATACCACAATTATAGATCCCATCAACCTGTAAAGCAATGGATTCGCAAATCTTCCCAAACAAATATTCTAGACACCCGCGGCAGCGCCCCTAAGTACCCCGGCGGCAGCTGGGGAACAGGGAAAAGGCGAGTCCCGCCGTCGTACATCAACGAAGTACGACGGCGAAACCCGCCTTACAGAGGCAGCGGCGCCTACCAGCGGTGGGCCACGTCAACGACCACGCGGGTGGAGTTCCCGGGGCCGTCGAGGAGGAAAACCTGGAACGGCAGTCGGGCACGAACGCCCAGGCCCAGGGTGGTCCTGCCCTCAAAACTTCCCGCCATGGCCAGCTGGCGGAACGTGGCATAACCGCTCGTGTTGACCAGCTCATTGCGGTTGGCGGGCTGGTAGGTCGCGTTGCCGGAGGCGTTGTAGGCCGGAGCCAGCACCGTCAGCTGAAGGTAGGCGCCGCCCCGCAGCGGAACGGTCATGCCGCTGCCGGGTGAGGTCACGTTCGAAACGTACCTAACGTTGTATCCGGTGGCATGGCCCGTGATGTCAATGACCATGCGGTCAAAGCAGGCGTGCCGACCGGCCCGCACATTGGTGATGGTGGCGGTGGAACCGATGCCCGCCGTTTTGGCCAGCGAACCCCACGTGATGCCGCAATACGGGGCGGCCTGGGCCGGCGCCGGGCCGACAAGGAAGAATGCGGCAAGCAGCCCCACAACTGCCAGCCAGGTTTTGAAGAACTTCATGGGAAACACCCTCTTTGGGAACTTTGGCCCCACGGAAGTGGGGGTGATACTTACGCTATTACTCCCCTGCCTGCGGCGCATCAGTAGGGAGCAAAAATCCGCCCAACCGTTACGGGTACTGGGACCGGATAGGGAAACGTTATGCAGGTCTCCTTAATGATTCGATCGTGACCTTCGGGGATAGGCTGAACACAATTACTGACCACCCTTGGAGCTCCCCCATGACCACGCGCAGTTCGTCCAGCCCCTCAGGGCAGGCAAAGTCACCTGAGGCACGCGGCGGGGGCATTGGCAGCCGCGGTGGCGACGGCGGAGCTGCGGATCCGGCGCTCGGCGGCGCACTTGACGGCGCACTCGAAAATGGTCCGGCGCATCCGGCGCTTGACGGCAAGGACAGTGCGCTGGCCGCGCGGGCCACGGACGCATCCTGGCGGTCGACGCTGCTGCGCTACTACTCGCTGACGAAACCACGAGTGCTGTACGGCAATGTGCTCACGGCGGCTGCGGGCTTCCTGTTCGCCAGCCCGGGACCTATCGACTGGCTGCTGTTCCTGGCGGTATGCCTCGGCACCACCCTGGTCATTGGCTCGGCCTGCGTCCTGAACAATGTGCTCGACCGTGACATTGACACCCTCATGGCCCGCACCAAAAAACGCGCCACCGTCACCGGGGGCGTGGGTGCACGCAATGCGCTGATCTACTCCGCGGTCCTGTTACTGGCCGGCATGGCAATCCTGGTGGCCTGGACCAACGCACTGGTGGTTGGTGTTGGGATCGGCGGCTTCCTGGCCTACGTTGTGCTGTACGGCATGCTGTCCAAGCGCCTGTCCATTCATGGCACGCTCGTGGGCAGTGTTTCTGGCGCGGCACCCATCCTCGGTGGTTACGTCGGCGCCAGCAACGCCATCGACGCGGGCGCCGTCATCGTCTTCCTGATCTTGTTTGTCTGGCAGATGCCGGCCTTCTACTCAATCGCGATCTACCGTCAGGCCGAATACGCCCGCGCCAACGTGCCCGTCATCTCGGTGGTTCGCGGCATCCCCAACACGGTGGCGCAGATCCTTGTCTACACGGTGTTGTTTGTGGTTGTCTCGGTGCTGCCCCAGCCCTTTGGCTACACCGGCTGGGTCTACACGGCGGTCATGGGCATCCTCGGCACCGGTTGGCTCGTCCTGGCTGTACGCGGGCTGCGCGCCACCGACCACGACCGCTGGGCCCGCCTCATGTTCCGCTACGCACTGATGATGATGTTCGCGATTTCCCTCATGCTCTCCGTGGGACCGCGACTGCCGTAACCGCGACCGCCCGGTATCCGCCCAAATCAGCCCCCACCGCACCGCCCACATCAGCCTGTACATTGCTACCCCTTGACCTGCAGCATTATTGGGCATGCAATGGAGTAAGAGGCCACAACTGCTGGGCCTGTTTAGTGCGTCCGGTCGACGCTGACCGGGTCCTGCTCCGGGAGGTGTTGCAGATGAGTTTCCTCATTCTCGCCATGTTGGTGGCTGTGACTGCCGCCGCAACCGTGTGGCTGGCCAGGACTCGCGCCGAGCGTGATAATGATCCTGATTCCACGTTTTGGTACACCTTCACGGGCTTGTGCGTGCTGGCACCCATGATCCTGATCCCGGCTTTGGCGAGCAATCTTTCCTCGATTGTGCTGCTGGTGTTGGCCGCGTCGGCCGCGATTGCCATGCACCTGTTTCTGCGTCGCCAACGGGCCCTGGCGTTGCTGGCCGCACACCGCGCGCAACGTCAGGCAGGCCTTGCCACTGCCGCCGAACAGCACCAGGGGCTCATCGACCACTGGGCCTGCTACCTCCTGGATCCCGACACCGCCAGCAAATTCCCGGCCATGACCAACATCCACCTGCCCGAGACTGCAGCGCTGGTCCGCAGCATGGCCGCCGCTGAGCAGCTCACCCCCGCCATTCCCCTGACGGACGACGCCGTTGCCTCCTACCAGCGATCCGTCACCGAGCTTGCACTCGCTTTGGCGACCGCCGAAAAAGCGGCGGCCAACACGTAAAGGTGAGTCGCCGCCGTCGTGCTTCATGTGCGTGCCCGCGGGAAACTGGCCCTGAAAGAGGTAGGGCTGGCCCTGCAGGAGGCAGCGAAAGAAGTTACTGGACCACGAGGACCGGGATCGGCGACTGGTTGACAACGGAGGCGCTGACCGAGCCCAGCAACAGCCCCATCAGGCCGCCGTGCCCGCGTCGGCCAACCACGAGCATGCGCGCCCCCTCGGCCACGGAGATGAGACCCGTGGCGGCAGAGCCCTGGATGAGCCGGGCGGAAACGGAGGCGGGGACGTTGTCGCCGAAGGCCTGAAACAGGGCGTCGGCCAGGACTTGCCGGGCGCCCTCTTCGAAGTTGCCAATGCCAAGTGCCGCGTAACTGGCATGTTTGGTGGGCATCTCCCAGACAGCCACGGCATCAACCACGCCACCGAGCTCGGCAGCCAGTTTGGCACCTTCCTGCAAAGCATTGACAGACGCAGTGGAACCGTCAACACCAACGACTATACGAACCTCGGATGTGACTTCAGACAAGGGAGCCTCCTTCGGACAACGGGCCGTTCCCGTTGTTTTCCATTCTCCCGTACAAACGTCAAAGCACGAAGTTAAGGCGGCGTCGCGGCTAGTTTTGTGGCGGCACCGGTTCCGCAGAAGGTGCAGGCTCGGCAGGAGGTGCCGGCTCCGCTGGCGCCGGCTCGCTGGTTTGGGCAGGCGGTGCCGGCTCGTCGGGCTGCGAAAGCTCGGCGGGGGCGGTCGGCTCCGGCTGCGTGGGTGCCGTGGGTTCCGTGGGTTCCGGCGCCTGCGTGGGCTGGGGCTCCGGCCGCACCGGCTGGACGGGGGGCACGTAGTCGCCGGGCTTGGGATCGTTGACCCCGGAGACGAGGGGTGCTGTCGGCGCCAGCATGGACGACGGCGGTTGGCTGAAGGGAGTGCCGGCGTAGGCCGGGCCGGTGGCTGCCGCGTTCATGACGGCAGCCCATTGGGAGCCGGCCAGGTCGGCGCCGTCAACACCCAGATAATACTTTCCGTTGATCATGATGTTTTGGTTGACCCACTCGGGGCCGGTGCCCTTGTAGCTGCCGAACCAGGAGGCGGTGGCAACGCCGGTGGTGGCACCGATGGTCCACGTGTCCACGTTGCCGTCGGTGGTTCCCGTCTTGGCAAAGGCGTTGGACTTGTCATCGAGGGGAACGTAGTAGCCGGAGCCGATGGTCAGCACGTTCTTGAGGGCGTAGGTGACTCCGGAGGCCACGTCCTGACTCATGGTCCGCTGGCAGTCGGCGCCCGGCACGGGATAGGACGTGCCGGCCGCGTCCACAACGGAGGTCAACGCGATCGGGTTGCAGCGGATGCCGCCGCTGGCGAAGGTGGCCATGGCCGTGGCCATGTCGATCGGGGCCACACTCTGGGTGCCGATCAGGTTGGCGATGCTGGAGAGGTCGTAGGGCGCGTTCGTCCGGCCGTCCTTGAGCCCGGCAGAGGTTGCCATTTTCTGGATGTTGCAGAAGTCCAAGGCCGTGGCCGTCTGGAAGGTGACCGTATTGATCGAACGGTACAGCCCCTCCTCCGCGCTCATGGAGAAGTAGTGGTTGGGATCGTCATTCGGCAGCAGGAAGCTTCCGGAAACGCTCGGATCGTACACGCCCGTGGTGGTGCCGCAACTGTTCTTCCACGGGAAGTCCTGGCGGTATTCACGCACGGCACCATTGATGCTCGTCATCATCGAATGCCCGCTGTTGAGCCATTCGGCAAACACAAACGGCTTGAACGTCGAGCCGATCGGGAAGCCGCCCGCACCATGGAGCGGCTGGCCGCTGGCATCGGTGACGGGCAGTGCAAAATTGCCCATGTAGTTCCCTGGCGCCTCGGCCGGGTCGTACACCGTGTTCTGCCCCATCGCGAGCACATTGCCTGTGTTTGGCTGGACACTGACGACGGCGGCTCCGCGCTGGAGTGGGTCGGTGGCACTCATCGTGGCACTCGCCTGTGACTGGGCAACCTGCTGGAGGCCCGCGTCCAGGGTGGTCTTGATGGTCAGCCCGCCCTGGAACAACAACTTGGTGCGTTCCTCCGGCGTGGCACCAAACGCGGGGTCGTTCAGGATCAACTGCTGGACGTAGTCACAGAAGTAAGGGGCCGAGGCAGACGCGGCACAGCCCTGGGCGCTCTGCGTCAGGTGCAGTTCCAGGGGAGCCGCAATGGCGCCATCATGGTCCGCCTGGCTGATCTTCTTCTGGGCCAGCATCCTGTTCAGCACATCGTTGCGCCGCTCCACCACCTTGTCGGGGGCGGTGACGGGATCGTAGTACGACGGGCGGTTGACCACCCCGGCCAGGGCTGCGGCCTGCGGCAGGGTCAGCTCCTTGGCCGTGGTGCCGAAGTACAGTTTCGCCGCCGACTCGATGCCGTAGGCTCCGTTGCCGAAATAGATGATGTTGAGGTAGCCGGCCAGGATGTCGTCCTTGGACATTTTTTTCTCCAGGCCGATGGACATCTGAATTTCCTTGACCTTGTCTGCCAGGGTCTTCTCGGCACCGAGCTTGGCCTCGTCGGTTTTGCCGTTGGCCACCAACTGCTCAATCAACATGTTGTTGACGTACTGCTGGGTGATGGTGGAGGCGCCTTGCCGGCTGCCGTTCAGCGTTGCCAGGGCGGCGCGGATGATGCCCTTGGCATCGACTCCCCCGTGCTCATAAAACCTGGCATCCTCGATGGCAACGACACCGTCCCTGACGAACGGCGACATTTGCTCCAGGCCCACCACTTGACGGTCCTGGGCGTAGAGGGTGGCAATGGTGGAGCCGTCGGAGGCAAGGATGGTGCTGGTCTGGGCTGGGGCGCTGAAGTTGATGTTCTCGGGGACCACGGACAGGAATTTGTCGGCACCGCCCACTGCTGCGGTGGCCGCGATGCCCAGCGGGGAGAGCAGGGCCGCCACAAGGACACCCGCAACACCGCAGACAAGGAAAAGCCGGAGCAGGTTGGACACCTGGCCTCCGGGTGAGAGCCCCAGTTCACGCATCTTTCCTTTGGCCATGGCCCGCATACCCCTCAGTTCTTGTCCTGCCCAACACAAGCAGTGCTGCCACACGCGATGGCGCAGCGCATTTTCCAGCTTCCTCCCCTTAGATGGGTGTTTCCTGAAAATGCCGTGAACAGCTGTAACGAGCTGAATAATGTCACAGCCCCGTGTTAGCTTGGCCATGAGCCGGAAAACAGCTGGCGACGAGCGAAAGCGACAGCCATGACAGCGCAGCCACAGTACTCCACCGCCACCACCGTGGAGGACTTCCAGCGCCATGTGGCGGACGTGAAAAGCAGGATGGCCGCGGCCGCGGCACGGGTGGGCCGCTCGGCGGATGAGGTGCGGCTGCTGCCCGTGAGTAAGACCGTTGACTCGGACAGGCTCCGCCTGGCCATCGCTGCCGGGTGCACGGATCTGGGGGAAAACAAGGTCCAGGAGGCGCTGCGCAAAAGCCGGGAATTGGCGGACGTGCCCGGGTTGCGGTGGCATGTGATCGGGCACCTGCAAAGCAACAAGGCCAAGTTTGTGGCCCAATTCGCCCACGAGTTCCAGGCCCTTGACCGGCTCAGCCTGGCCAAGACACTCAACAACCGCCTGGCGGTGGAGGGCCGGACCCTGGAGGTGCTGGTCCAGGTCAACACGTCCGGGGAGGACAGCAAGTTCGGTCTGCCGCCCGCTGAAGTGGCCGCCTTCATCCGTGAGCTGCCGGCCTTTGAGCGGTTGCGGGTCAAGGGCTTCATGACCCTTGCCAGCAACAGCCCCGACGAATCCCGTGTGCGGGCTTGTTTCCAAACCCTCCACCGGCTCAGGGAGCAGGGGCAGCAGGACGTGCCGGCCGGCGTCGAACTTCAGGAACTCTCCATGGGCATGTCGGGTGACTTTGAACTGGCCATTGAGGAGGGTGCCACGGTGGTGCGGGTGGGGCAGGCGATTTTTGGGGCACGGGCGCTGCCTGACAGCTACTATTGGCCAGACGAACCGGACATGTAGCAGCAATGGCGGCGCGACGGCCGGAGGAGTCGTATGCTCATGGCATGGCTAAATTCTTTGACGTCCATCCACACGATCCCCAGGCACGTTCAGTCAGCCAGATCGTGGACATCCTGAAGTCCGGCGGGTTGATCGCCTACCCCACGGATTCCTGTTACGCGCTCGGTGCGCAGCTGGGCAACCGGGAGGCGCTTGACCGCATCAGGGCGATCCGCCGGCTCGACAGCAAGCACCATTTCACGCTTGTGTGCAAGGACTTTGCGCAGCTGGGGCAGTTCGTCATGGTCGACAACGACATTTTCCGCAGCATCAAGTCCGTCACGCCGGGGCCGTACACGTTCATCCTGCCGGCCACCAAGGAGGTGCCCAAGCGCTTGGCGCATCCGAAGAAAAAGACGGTGGGCGTGCGCATTCCCGACAGCCGGCTGATTCACGACATCCTCCAGGAGCTGGGCGAGCCGATGCTTTCCAGCACGCTGCTGCTGCCCGACGAGGAGGAGCCGCTGACGCAGGGCTGGGAGATCAAGGAAACCCTTGACCATGTCGTCGACGCCGTGATTGAGTCGGGTGAAGTCGGTGCCGAACCCACAACGGTGATTGATTTTTCCAGCGGCTACGCCGAGGTGGTGCGGCACGGAATGGGCGATCCCAGCCGCTTCGAGTAAGTTTTGCCTTCACCAATCTGAAACAAGGGAGTTTTGCGATGGTTACGAAGAGAACAACACACACCGGCTACACGGTTCCGGGGTTGTCGCTGCAGGATGGGCACAAGGTCGCGGAGTTGCTGCAGTCGCGGCTGCACGCATTGAACGACCTGGCGCTCACACTCAAGCATGCGCACTGGAACGTGGTGGGCCGCGACTTCATCAGCGTCCACGAGATGCTGGACCCACAGATCGAGCTGGTCCGGGCCATGGTGGATGAGACGGCCGAACGCATTGCCACACTGGGCGTCTCCCCCAACGGCCTGCCTGGTGCCCTGGTTGCCGCCCGTTCATGGGATGACTATTCCATTGGCCGTGCCCACACCTCCGCGCATCTGGCCGCCCTGGATTTGGTCTACACCGGTTTTCTCTCCAGCCACCGCAAGACCTTGGCCACCGTGGGCGAGCTTGATCCCATCACCGAGGACATGGTCATCAACCAATGTGCCCAATTGGAATTGTTCCAATGGTTCATGCGCGCCCACCTGGAGGACGACGCCGGAGACCTCGCCAATGCGGGGGCCAAGACCGAACGTTCGGCAGCCAACAAGGCCAAGTGAACGCCGCCATGGCGGTACCCGTTCCTGGCCCCGCAGCATCGGCGTCCCGGCCCGCCTATCCGCGAACGGCGATCGTCACGGGTGGCGACCGCGGCATTGGCAAGGCGACGGCGTTGGCACTGGCCGCCGCTGGATTCGATGTGGGCTTCACCTGGCACGATTCCCCCTCCGGTGCCGACGAGACGGCCGCGGCCGTCGAGGCGCTGGGCCGTCGGGCACATTCCATGTGGTTGGACACCACCGACCTGCCCAGCTGCGCCCCGGCCGTTGAGCAGCTGGCAGGGTCACTCGGCTCCCTGGGCGTGTTCGTCAACAACGTGGGCGTGGGCCTGACCCGGTCCGTCGTGGACACCGACTACGAGGACTGGAAACGCATTCTTGACACCAACCTCAACGGAGCGTTCCTGTGCCTGCAGGCTGCCGCGAAATTGCTGCTCGCCGGCGGTGCCGGCGGGCGGATCGTGGTGGTGACGAGCATCCACGCCAAGCAGCCGCGGTTTGGCTACGGCGCCTATTGCGCCTCAAAATTTGGGCTCGACGGGCTCACCAAGACCCTTGCCGTGGAGCTGTCCGAGCACGGCATCACGGTCAACGCCGTGGCGCCGGGCGAGATTGCAACCCACCTGCCGGCGTCGGAGACCCGCCATCCACACGCGATCCCCCGGCCGGGCATCCCGCTGGGCCACGCCGGGACGGCGGATGAAATCGCCGACGTCATCACGTTCCTGGCCTCCCCTGCCGCCAGCTATGTCACCGGCGCGAGCTGGGCGGTCGACGGCGGAATGGGTCCGGTGGGTGCGCAGGCAAGTTCGCACCTGTCCAACAATGAGTGGCGGGCGGCGTCAGTGAAAGGGACAAGTCTGGAACAGAAGTAGGCGCCGGCAGCGTGGGCTCCCTCGCGGGCAGTAAGATTTCCTCGGCCGCGGGCGGCCTCCGAAATCCATCCCCGCTCCGGGAGCCCACGCTGCCGGCAAGTCGTGTTCCCTGTTACATCCGGCTCTTGACCTTTGCCGTTGCCGGGGCGGTCCACGGATCCTCGGGCCACGGGTGCTTGGGGTAGCGACCGCGCATCTCGGCCCGCACCTGCGCGTAGGGTCCGTTCCAGAAGGACGCGAGGTCGTCGGTCACGGCCAGGGGGCGCCGGGCCGGGGACAGCAGGTGGAACAGCA
This genomic interval from Arthrobacter sp. PAMC 25486 contains the following:
- a CDS encoding SDR family oxidoreductase — translated: MNAAMAVPVPGPAASASRPAYPRTAIVTGGDRGIGKATALALAAAGFDVGFTWHDSPSGADETAAAVEALGRRAHSMWLDTTDLPSCAPAVEQLAGSLGSLGVFVNNVGVGLTRSVVDTDYEDWKRILDTNLNGAFLCLQAAAKLLLAGGAGGRIVVVTSIHAKQPRFGYGAYCASKFGLDGLTKTLAVELSEHGITVNAVAPGEIATHLPASETRHPHAIPRPGIPLGHAGTADEIADVITFLASPAASYVTGASWAVDGGMGPVGAQASSHLSNNEWRAASVKGTSLEQK
- a CDS encoding Dps family protein gives rise to the protein MVTKRTTHTGYTVPGLSLQDGHKVAELLQSRLHALNDLALTLKHAHWNVVGRDFISVHEMLDPQIELVRAMVDETAERIATLGVSPNGLPGALVAARSWDDYSIGRAHTSAHLAALDLVYTGFLSSHRKTLATVGELDPITEDMVINQCAQLELFQWFMRAHLEDDAGDLANAGAKTERSAANKAK